From Natronogracilivirga saccharolytica:
CCGTGAAACCTCCATTGCGCACGAGGGGCATTCTTTTGTTTTGTTTCTGCTGCCAAACATATCTCGAATGTACGCAGACACGGGATTATTCGCCAGTTTGAATTAAGATTACCCAGGACTGCCGGAAGCGGAAATTCGGGTTGTCAGGCAGGACGCACGTGTTTGACCGAACCATACCGGTCTAATACGTTTTCTGCAATTTCCCCGGTCAGATCAGGAAAGCGAATCCGCAAAGACAGTGCAGTTGACAACCAGTTTGAAAGCTGACGACAAAACCTGTCGCCGATATATTCTATTACGGGCACTCCCATTTTTTGCAGGGCTGCTGCATTGCACCATTGCTCGTATTGTCCGCGCATAGGTATAACCAGCAATGGGATACCGAGATAGATCGCTTCTGATGGTGCTTCAAACCCGGCACCGCAAAGTACATATGATGCTGAACTTAAACTATTCAGATACCCATCCTCTGAGACCGGATACACATGAATGTGCCCATACGTACCCGGTTGATCAGCGGTTTTCGAAAAAACGTGCCAGTCAATATCAGTGATATTTTTCAGGTATTTCATCAGAACAGATTCGTGATACGCCGGTAAATAAACCGTGGCATGCTCTCTTTCATACAATTTTTTTTGGGGTACAGAATGCAAGTTGAGTCGCAGATTGCGTATCTCTTCACGTATTACAGGAGGGTATATGAAATCTTCATAACTGAGGTAATGAAAACCTGCCGGGTAATCACACGGAGCATACCAGGAAAAAATGGCTTCTCCTGCAATGCTTCGCTTCTTTGGCCGGGGAGTCAGGTCTGATAAGAACGAGGCCTGATGGCTCAGACCAACACTCGGTATACCAGCCCGGCGTGCTGACCAGGCACTGATTGGTTCAAAATCACTTATCACCAAATCATATTTCTGGGTATCCAGCGAGTGTATGTCTTGCAGGAACCGCAACGGCCGCAATCTGTAAATGCTTTTCAGAAAATCAATTCCTCCGTTTTTACCGAAAGCGTAACTCAGACCCTTCAGATTGTAATCAGGCTGTTCACCTGGAATACAATCATACGAATGACCGCTGATCAGAATATCAACTTCCGCATGTTTTCTGAACTCCGGTAAAAAAGTGCGGGCTCTGCTGATATGGCCATTTCCCGTGCCCTGAATTCCGTAAAGCAACTTCATTGCAGCTCCTGATATACTTGCCCGTTGGAAGTATGCAGCGTTTCACTTACCAACGAATCATCAAAAATGCCAAAACTGTCCGGTATATCATCAAACACCACATCCGACATGTGCTGATAAACAGACCATTTACCATCTTTGTACTCAAGCGCACTCAAATGTTCAACCCAGTCTCCTGAGTTCATATAGATAACAGAGCCATTGCTGTTGGTTATTTTTTTGATGTTGGGTCTGTGGATATGGCCGCATATCACATAGTCGTAACCCTTTTCTATGGCCAGGTCAGAAGCAGTCATCTCAAAATTGCTTACAAATTTCACGGCCGATTTTACTCCGTTCTTGATACGGCGTGAGAATGACATGCGTTCGTGTCCCATTCGCATCCATACGGCATTGACCCACTTATTAAGTAAAATCAGAAAATTATAGCCCTTGCCTCCGAGTTTGGCTACGAATTTTGAATAGTGCATGGTCACATCAAAAACATCGCCGTGAAAAATCCAGGCTTTCTTACCGTCAATATTCAGCACCAGTTTGTCAAGCAGCTGAAAATTGCCCAGGCCGAAAGGTGAAAACTTCCTGAGCATTTCATCATGATTGCCGGTCAGATAATAAACCGATGTCCCGTTGCTCAGCATGCCCAGTATACACTTGAGAACCTCCATGTGAGTTTCCGGCCAGTAGTATTTCTTGAATTGCCAGATATCCAGCAGATCCCCGTTTAGTACCAGTGTTTTGGGTCGGACACTTTTCAGGTATTTTACCAGTTCTTCAGAATGGCATCCGTATGAACCAAGGTGAACATCAGATATGATAATCAGATCTGCTTCCCGTCGTTTCTTTTGATTATTCACTTTCATAATGTTTTTTCTGAAAGAAACAATTCTAATATGATGCTACTGTTACAAAAAAATTATCTTTGTGTTGCTATCAGTGTAATTCAGCAGTTTGTTATCTTTACACATACCACATCTGCTGGATATACTTGCCTTGCGTCACCCTGACCTTTGATCATTTTAATGATTCACGACTGGACTTATATTTTTAATAACCATCAGACCGCCCCGGATGCCAATCTGGCTCTTGAGGAATACGCGCTTCGCAATCTGGCGGACAGGAACTACATGATGCTCTATTGCAACGAGGCCTCTGTCGTCCTGGGCAGAAATCAGAATCCGCTGGAAGAGATTAATCTTGGCTTCGCTTACCGAAATAATATCCCTGTGCTCAGAAGAATTTCCGGCGGAGGAACCGTATTTCACCATCCCGGCAATCTGAACTTCAGCTTTATTACCGACTATAAAACGGATCGCCTCCATAACTTTCGTTTTTTCAACGAACCGGTTGTGCAGCTGCTCCGGCAGCTTGGAGTGCCGGCAGAAATGAACGACCGTAATGATATCCTCGCGGACGGACGTAAAATTTCCGGCAGTGCCCAGTTTTCTTCCAGGGGAAGAATGATCAGCCACGGCACCCTGCTTTTTGATGCCCCGCTTGATCAGCTGGATGAGCTGCTGACCGTGCAAAATAAAGATGTGCATTCCCGAAGTCATAAATCTGTGCGAAGCCGGGTAGCAAATATCAGCGGTTTTCTTGATCAGCAGATGGATATTTCTGAATTCCGTACTTATCTGACGGAAGGACTGACAGGCAGGTCCGGACTGCAAGACGCATGGACGCCGGGAGAAGCGGACAACAGGGAGGTGGAATCACTTCGCAGGAACCGTTACACCAGCTGGGAGTGGAATTATGGCAGATCACCCCGATTTTACATTGACCGGTCCGAAGAAATCAGCGGTTATACCGTTTCCATGCAGCTCTGTGCAGAAAAAGGCAGTATTTCAGAAACAGAATTCGCTGTTCATGACCTTAAAAAAAACCTGAATGGTGAAACTGGCCAGCCGGAAATCAGCAGAAATCAGTTGCAACGCACTCTTGCCGGTATTTCATCACTTCTCGTAAATAAACGATATGAACCGGTAACTATAATGAATACCGTTCAGACATGTGTGAGTGAAACGCTTGCATCAACAGCACAAAACCCGGAGAAAGGGCGCTGCGCATCAGCTTCGCAAATTGCCCGACAGATTTCCGGTCTCATTTACCGTCTTGAGACAGATTTCACCGAAACGCCACGTCAAACCTGACCAACCCGAATCAACCGGTCACTTCACATAAATCCATGAATCCGGATTGACATTGCTTCGGATTCGGTTAAGCTCTTCATTCGCGCTGCTGCGCGTGGAATGCTGACTGTAAGTAACTACATTGAAATTGTTTACCTGATCCTGAACAATCTGCGCATTTCCAAATCCCTCGGCACGCACATCTTCCAGAAGAAGCTCCGCGTTTTGCCGGCTTTCAAACACACCGGCCACAATGAAAAATGTTGTTTCATCACCTGTATTGGCTTGCGCTTCAGGTATTTCATCTGACAAATCCTCAAGTTTTTCTTCCAGCACATTGATGCGGATTGCCAGGCTGTCGATCTGGTCGTACTGTCTCATGAACTGCTGGTTGTAAACGGTGTTCAACTGATTGGTGATGTCGTTAAGGGATGAACTCAGCGACAGCAGCCGCTCGTTTATGGTTTCCATGGCAACGTCAGCAAGCTCCTGTTCCTGCTCCAGCTGCTGAAGACGGTCATCCATGTCATAAGTCAAGTGCGTAGTCCGGTGATCCTGTCGCTGCCATTCCGTATGCCGGACCGAGCTTCTGCCAAGTTTAAGTGAAATTCCGGCGCTTGTGTTTATATAGGAATCGCCGCCGCTCAGCAGGCCTGTAGATCCGCTGCCGGGAGCGCGCTCATACCCGTCAAGAAGGTCACTGTCGGAATGGTTAAGATCCACCTGCATAAAAACATCCACTCTGCGACTGATGCGGTATGTCAGCCCGCCTCCGAGACGGTAAAGCATGGCATTGCCTGAAAAGTTTCTGCCCGGGAAACCGGGGATGTCTGTGTCGGCCACATCGACACTGTTTCGGATCAGTCCCAATCCCGCCAGTCCGTACACACCAAACTGCTCTGTGACTCTGTTCACCCCGGTGACCATGCGCAGCAGATTGGCCCGGCCGCCCAGTCCGACGGTGTAGTAATTATTGGTGAAACCGGATTCATCCATAATTGCATCATCGGCCTTGAAACGTCCGATGCCGGCATGCCCATAGAGGGAAAACACAGGATTAACCGCATAACGGACGCCCAGTGCGCCCTGGGCAGTGACCCTGGAATCAAAGGTAAACTGACCAAATGTGGGACCTCCGGAAAGGTCGATACTCCAGTCGGTGAGGTTTTCTCCGATCTGCGCCTTACTTTGGCTGAATGGAACAAACAGTATCAAAACAATGGCAGCAGTAATCCATTTTTTCATATCGAACCTGGTCATTTTTGTTACGGTTTACTCAAAATCGCTTTTATTTTCTTTCCACCACTCCGGTTCATCCTTGAGCCATTTGTCGAACCATGAAATAATGGCCTCTTTCCACCGGATAAACTTTTTGTAATCGAGTATGTGGTGATCCTGATCCTTGACGGCTATGAATGCAACGTCCCGATCGAGCAGCTTCAGCGCTGTGAACATCTGAAGGCTTTCACCGGGCGGGACATTAGTGTCTGACATCCCGGTTACCAGCATCAGCGGAGTATGTATGTCATCAGCCTGGAAGACCGGACTTCGGTTGACATATATATCCTGCCGGTTCCAGGGGAAGCTGTTGGCAGTGGCTACACCACTGTATTGGTAACCCCAGAATCCTTCGCCCCAGTAGCTGGCCAGATTACTGATTCCGGCATGCGAAACGGCCGCGGCAAAAAGGTCGGTTTGTGTCAGAAGATACATGGTCATAAAACCGCCGTAAGAAGCGCCCATGGCGCCGACACGCTCACGGTCGGCATAGGCATGATCATCCAGGAATGCCGCAACGCCTGTGATAATCTCCTCTCCTGCAATTTCACCCCAGTCATTGACATGCCGCGCCGAAAACTCCTGGCCGAACCCGGTTGCCCCGCTGGGCTGCAGGACATACACCAGATATCCTTTGGCAGCGTAGAGCTCCTTGGGATAGCGTCCGGCAAATGCCCGGGTAACCGGCGTAGTTCCGCCATAGTAGTAAACGATGACGGGATATTCCTTGTCTTCGTCAAAATCCGGCGGATAATAAACATGCCCGTCGATTTCTTCATCCCACTTGTTGGTAAAGGTCCACTCCCGGACATCACCGAATGCCACATGCTGATAGGCCTCTGCTCCGGGATCGTACAGAACCGTGGCTGACGGACTCCGGTCTGTAAAGTCAATGGTCCATGCTTTCGGAGTGTCCGAAGCACCCGAACCGGTAAACACTCCGACAGCCTTGTTTTCGGCCAGGTCCAGAGATCCGGCCACATCCGGACCGGTATCATACAGACGGAACCGCTCGCGTCTTGTATCGTAACGATACAGATTTCTGTACGATTTTTCGGTTACCGTGAAATAGATATACCGACCGGTCTCATCCCAGGAAGCACCTGTGATTTCCGGATCAAAATCCCGTGTTATGGATGTAATTTCGCGACTTTCCAGATCATACAGATAGGCCTGGGTGTCATAATCGTTGGGCAGGAGGGTGTCAGGAATGTTCACACCTTCATCGCCAAAAGTGCCTGGCCCGCCGGTAATCAGGATCCGGTCACCATCCGGTGAAAACTGGCCTGATCCGGCAAATTTTACAGTGAAAAGGGAGTCGGTCTGCATCGTTTGCAGATCAAGGATGATATATTCAGTCTCACCGTAAGGACGTTCATCATACACCTCGTGATTGCGCGAAAAGAGGATTTTTTTCCCGTCAGGATGGATGCTGTTGAGGGTAGTGGAAAGAAGTCCGGCGGTGAGACGCCTTGTAGATCCCTGTTCGACATTCAGCTTGTAGAGAAAGCTGCGGTCGTGGTAGCCCGGGCGCCGGTCCTGCAACCCCCGGTAGTGAATGACGCCATCCCGTCCAGGGTCATGTTTTTCAGTGACGCTGTATATGACATAGGAAGCATCAGGAGACCAGCGGTAACCGGCAAAATCTTCAACATCTTTAAGTATGCGCTCTTTTTCACCGGTTTCAAGATCGATCACCCACAAATTGGTACCATCATTTCCTGCTTCGGTATAGCTGAACCTGAGCCCCTCCGGGAGCCATTGCATTCCCGTGATATCCATACCGCCGGCAAACCGGTGCCTGATGGTGCCTTCAGGAATATTCCGGATGTCGATATGCGTCTCGGGTGTGCCGTCAGGAGGGAGGTCGCGCCGGACATGAACAGCGGCAAGGTCACCATCCGGGCTGACCGAAACTCCGGCCGGACGCGGTGCGTTCGACAGGTCCCGCTGCATTACATGGCGTTCCGGAACTATAACGGATGCAATACGATGCTGATGCTCACCGGCATCCACTTGAACCTCAAGCGTCCAGTCCGGCAGCTCTTCTTCGGAACCGGAACTGTTTTCAGCGGCCGGATGCATGGTTTTCACCAGAAGCAGCTGAGTTCCCTGACGCAAGTTGACATTTGCGTTCACCGATCCGGCTTCGGCGCCGTCTTCTGTATCAGTATGATTTTTTACTGCAATCTCTTCTCCGTTTAAGAAAGCACGGATCATGCCTTCACTTTTGAGCGTGATGGATGCGGGCATGAAACGGTCGTTGGACAAATACACTGCAGACCAGCTGATGTTGTGATGCTCTTTTGTAGCACCCGGCAGAACAAGAATACTGTCTGCAAGTGTATGTGCTGTCCATTCGGGATGCTGGCCATCCGACCAGGCTACGGGCAACCCTTCCCGGGGCTGCCACTCATCGTAATCCATCAGATCGGATAACAGTATTTCAGTTGCATCCCATTTGCTTCCGTCAATGGCAGGATCATCATGGAAGACCGGGCTGAAATAATTAACCGGTCCCAGATGCAGCATCTCTTTGATGAGCGGACGCTCCTGGTCCTGTTCGCTTGTATCCGGCAAGATTGCGGACACCGCCGTCATCGGGCCGAAAGTCAAAACCGCAATCACTATTACAGAAATAACATGCAGCAAGGATGAGTAAAATGGTATGATGTTTCTGTTCATAGATCTGTTTATATCATTGATAATAGTTGCAGGGTGGGTCAGGTTGCTTCATTCTGGATTTCTTCCAGTTTGCTCAGAGCGCGCCTTCGCAGATTCTGAAAGTCACTTTCATTGAGAGAATTGCATGTATATTGAAGATGGAGCCAAATCAGATAGGTTGCCATCACATCTTCATAACAGTAGTGTTCGATCCGGTCAAGTTCACCATTTTGATACATTTCGAGCACCTCATCGCCTTCCCCTGTCACTTTCAGAGGTATGCCGACCAGCGCACCTATATGCTTGAGCCTGGGATAGCTGCTGGCTCCGAAGTTGCTGAACTCATCCATAAGATCCACGTTCTGCTTGCTGAACCGGTAACGGATGTCATGGGCGTTCAGCCGCGACGGTAGCTGAAGTCCGTGTTTCAGTGCCCGGTAATTGATCAGGGGCAGGTCAAATCCCTTGCCGTTGTGGTGAATCACACCAAAATCCTTGTAGGTGGTGAGCGAGTCAACAAGTGAAAGCAACCCTTCCCGCTCATTTTTCCCGCTCCATGCCACTTTTTGCTTTGGCTCACCGCCGGATGTAACCCAGAGCCCGACCCAGGAGACCATTTGGTGATACATGGGGGGCAGAAATCCGGATTTCCCCCGGCCAAACTCTTCGCCGGCCAGTTCAAGCAGCGTTTTGTCATCCTCCGGCGGATTGTCGATCAACGATCTCAGAAGCGGTATATCCGGAATGGATTCAATATCAAAAACAAAATACATGGTCGGTTGTTTGGGTCGGCGGTTGAAATTCTGATGTCAGTATGTCAGTGTGTGCGCTCTCCGGCAAGGTTTTCACGAAACTGCTCGCGGATCACATGAATATCATGGTAATGATCAAGAAGATACATCATTTTCGTGACGCATGCTTCGGTTGTCATGTCACCGGCACCCAGCGCGCCTATATCACGCACCCTGCGTCCGCCCTCGTATTTGTCCAGATCCACATCATCATAAATTGACTGGGAGGTAATGACAACTATACCACCCGCGGAAATGTAGCGGTCAATATCCTGAATAAACGTATGGTTTTTGCCGGACGGAAGATTGCCGCTGCCATAAGCCTCGATAACAAGGGCACGTGCACTATCTGAATTCTTTGGCACGACATCCCTGCTGTTCATTCCGGGATACATGGTAATCAGACGGAGGGATGGATTAAAGCCCGGACCGGCCCAGAAAGTACCCGATGCAGGGCGGTATTGTTCTGTGATGCTCAGTCTGACACCAAACTCTGCCAGGGTCGGATAGTTGGGTGTTGCAAAGGCATCGAAATCACCAATGCTCAGTTTTGTAGCACGGTTGCCGCGGTACACACGGTCATTAAAGCAGATACAGACCTCAGGCATATACAGTGTGGCCAGTTCCACGGAATTGATCAGATTTCGCCGGGCATCTGTCCGCCGGTTGCTCAACGGAACCTGACTGCCTGTAAATACGACAGGTTTTGTCAGATTGCGGAAGCAGAAAGAGAGGGCCGACGCCGTCCAGGCCATGGTGTCGGTCCCGTGAAGAACGACGAACCCGTCAAACTCATCGTACCTTTTGGCAATGGCCTGTGCCAGCTGGACCCACATCGACGGAGTCATATTTGCACTGTCTTCCAGAAACAGCGTTTGTGACTCCACATGGGCAATTTCCTGCAAACCGGGCACCTGTTCGTCAAAATAATTCAGGTTGAAGGATGACTCACCGCTTTCTCCATCTTTTTTACTTTCATGGAGTTGCATCGTTATGGTGCCGCCGGTGTGAAGAATTAGTATCCGTTTCATTGCATTTGCTTGCTGCTTCTTATTGCCAAAAGGTTCCCAAAAAGTTACTTTGACATGTTACATGTCTGTGATTACTTAAAATAATTATACCAGGCGATCAGATTAAAATGAAATTATTGACAATTCGTCTGAAATGATGAACAAGCGACGTTAACTCAAATGGAGTATAGCCCATGAATGTGTATAAGCCAAACAAAATCAGAAATATCGCTCTGCTGGGGCATTCCGGTTCCGGCAAAACCACCCTCGCAGAGACCATGCTTTTTGAATCAGGTACCACGAAAAGGCGAGGGAGTGTAGAGGAAGGCAATACGGTCTCTGATTATCACCCCATCGAAAAGGAAAAACAGAAGTCGGTATTCAGCTCATTCATGCACCTCGACTGGAGAGGAACCAAAATCAATCTGATTGACACACCGGGTACCGCCGATTATGTCGGTGAAGTTGTCAATGCACTCAAAGTAGCCGACGCAGCCGTCTTCGTACTGGATGCCGAACACGGGGTGGAAGTAGGAACCGAAGTGCTCTGGAACATCGTCGCCGATATGAACAAACCGGCGTTTTTCATAGTAAATAAAATAGACCATCCGAATTCCAACTATCAGGCTGTACTGGATCTCTGCAAGGAGCGGTTCGGAAGGGAAGTGGTACCGGTTCAGTATCCGTACGAAGAGGGCGAAAGCTTTAACACCATCATTGATGTCCTGAAAATGCAGATGTACGAATTTGCCGAAGGCGGCGGGAAACCGGACAAGCTGCCCATCGCAGATTCACAGAAAAGCCAGGCCGATCTTCAGCACAACGATCTTGTAGAGTCCATCGCCGAAAACGACGAATCGCTCATGGATCTCTATTTTGAAAAAGGACACCTCGATGAAGACGAAATGGTGGAAGGACTTAAAAAGTCCATCATGAACCGCCAGATATTTCCGATGTTCTGCCTGTCAGCCGAACAAAATATGGGCTCCGGCCGTGTGATGGGATTCATCGACAATGTCCTTCCGAATCCTCTTGAAGCCAATCCCGACACCGATGACAGCGGAAATGAGCTCACCATCGATACCGAACAAAAGCCGCTGGCATTTCTTTTTAAAACCATTTCAGAGGAGCATGTCGGTGACCTGACGTTTTTCAAGGTGTATGGCGGTACGCTTAAGGCCGGCACAGACATGATCAACCACTCCAAAGGCTCGACCAACCGTCTGGGTAACCTGTTTCTGACACAGGGCGGTAAACGGGTGGACATTCAGGAAGTACAAGCCGGTGATATTGGCGCTGTTGTGAAGCTTAAAGATGGCAATGTCGGAGATACTCTGCGTGACAAAAGTCTTGATATCGGAATTTCAAAAGTCAACTATCCTGAGCCTACCGAGAGAATGGCCGTCCGTTCCAAAGAAAAAGGAGAAGAGGAGAAGATTGGATCCGCACTGAACCAGATTCAGCGCGAGGATCCTTCACTGCATGTTGAAAACAGCATGGAGCTTAATCAGATTATTCTGAGCGGACAAGGAGAAGAGCACCTGAATGTTGTCAAGAACATGCTTGAAAACCGCTTCAAGCTGAATCCTGAATTCTATGAACCGGGGATTCCGTATCGTGAAACCATCACAAAACCGGTTAAGGCGCAATACCGCCACAAAAAACAGTCCGGTGGTGCAGGTCAGTACGGTGAAGTATATCTCTATCTGGAACCCTACGAAGAGGGCATGCCGCCGACTCCCGATGTATCGGTCAGGGACACCCAGGAAATTGACCTCGAATGGGGCGGAAAGCTGATTTTCCAGAACTGTATCGTCGGAGGTGTGATCGATGCCCGTTTTATGCCGGCCATCCTGAAGGGAGTTATGGAAAAAATGGAAAACGGACCGCTTTCGGGATGCCGCGCCCGTGATGTAAGGGTTTCTGTTTATGACGGATCCATGCACACGGTAGACTCCAACGAGGCGGCATTCAAAACAGCTTCCCTGATGGCTTTCAAAAAAGGATTCCTGGAAGCGAAACCGCAGCTGCTGGAGCCGGTATATGAAGTGGAAGTGACTGTACCGGCAGAGTTTATGGGCGATGTGATGAGTGATCTTTCAACTCGCCGCGGCCAGGTCCAGGGCATGGACTCGGAAGGAACATTTCAGAAGGTGAAAGCCCTGGTACCGCTTGCGGAACTGTATCGTTACGCCACCCATCTGCGCTCCATGACACAGGGCCGGGCGACTCATACCCGGACGTTCCATGAGTACGGACCGGTTCCGCACGAAATCCAGGAACGCATTATGAAAGAAACCGCAGAGATGGAAGAGTCGGCCTGATTATCGGGACGCCGGTTCAGTTTCGCGCTCTGCAGCATTGTTTCTAACTCCATTCTCTCCGGGATAGCGGTCAGGCAGCTCAAATGGCCGCCCACCCGGGATGGGAGGGAGACGGGGCTCCATGGGTTCATCGGGACGCTGCGGACGCAGCTCCGGTTCCCACACAAAACCGTCTATCCTCTTGTTTTCCACATCGGGGTTTTCCGGATGGAATGTGCCGTCTACATTGCGCCTTGCAATAACATCGTCAAGCTCGCCGCCTCCGAAAAGCAGTTTTATAAAATCAGCCGTCATCTCGATGGCACCGTCAGGATTGCCGTCTGAGTCCTTGACAAAGTACAGGACATTTCCCTGGGGAAAGACATCCATAAACGATACCGTTCCCTCCTGAAACTCAATGTAGAGTGTATCCCCGGTAATCTGATTGAGGCGGTCAATGGCTGTATCACGCTGTACGGCAAAGGGCCGGTCGTGGCCCCTCAGATATCGCACACTGTCATCCTCCACCTGAATCAGAATGTAAGGGCCGGACAACTGCATTTCATCGTACCAAAGCCTGGGATTGCCTGTCAGGATGAACTTTTCAGTCAGGTCATCATAATCAGCCGTGTCTGACAGGCTGCTGTATGAATCTGACCATATATGGACATTTTCATAGGCTGTGAAGGTGTTGATCGTATCTTTCTGGTGGACCTCCATCCACTCTGACCACTGGAAGGTGGTGTCGGTCTGCTCTTCATTGATCCGCCGCATCCTGCTTCCGCCCTCAACGCGGCGGTAACCGGTAGAGTCGGAAAGCACAAACTGACCCATGAGTCGTGTCCGGTGTTCCAGGTCATCCAGAAATACCCGGCCATGCAGCTCGTAATACTCGTCCGCCCGGTTGGTGAACATGCTGTCTGCTTCAATGTATTGCAGCGAATCGGCCACCTGCACGTTTCCCCTGAAAATGGCACTGTCCAGAGCATTGTAGTAGTAGCCTGAGTCGGCCACAAGTACCCCGCGTTCATCCTCCAGGCGCAGATATTCCGGGAAAAGGGCGATTTCAGTGGCGAAGCTGTAGAAAACTTCCTGACTGAACAGCAAGGCGTTTTCCGACTGCATTATGACACGGCC
This genomic window contains:
- a CDS encoding OstA-like protein, whose amino-acid sequence is MNTFSAHRISGLIPALLLAVMIALLPGPHAETAEAQNRVRILQSDQLEGVTTEDGRIRKLTGNVKLQTDDFTIVCDSAMQYLDLDELRAFGNIEIESDRERIWSDKATYDLDSEITHFEGRVIMQSENALLFSQEVFYSFATEIALFPEYLRLEDERGVLVADSGYYYNALDSAIFRGNVQVADSLQYIEADSMFTNRADEYYELHGRVFLDDLEHRTRLMGQFVLSDSTGYRRVEGGSRMRRINEEQTDTTFQWSEWMEVHQKDTINTFTAYENVHIWSDSYSSLSDTADYDDLTEKFILTGNPRLWYDEMQLSGPYILIQVEDDSVRYLRGHDRPFAVQRDTAIDRLNQITGDTLYIEFQEGTVSFMDVFPQGNVLYFVKDSDGNPDGAIEMTADFIKLLFGGGELDDVIARRNVDGTFHPENPDVENKRIDGFVWEPELRPQRPDEPMEPRLPPIPGGRPFELPDRYPGENGVRNNAAERETEPASR
- a CDS encoding elongation factor G gives rise to the protein MNVYKPNKIRNIALLGHSGSGKTTLAETMLFESGTTKRRGSVEEGNTVSDYHPIEKEKQKSVFSSFMHLDWRGTKINLIDTPGTADYVGEVVNALKVADAAVFVLDAEHGVEVGTEVLWNIVADMNKPAFFIVNKIDHPNSNYQAVLDLCKERFGREVVPVQYPYEEGESFNTIIDVLKMQMYEFAEGGGKPDKLPIADSQKSQADLQHNDLVESIAENDESLMDLYFEKGHLDEDEMVEGLKKSIMNRQIFPMFCLSAEQNMGSGRVMGFIDNVLPNPLEANPDTDDSGNELTIDTEQKPLAFLFKTISEEHVGDLTFFKVYGGTLKAGTDMINHSKGSTNRLGNLFLTQGGKRVDIQEVQAGDIGAVVKLKDGNVGDTLRDKSLDIGISKVNYPEPTERMAVRSKEKGEEEKIGSALNQIQREDPSLHVENSMELNQIILSGQGEEHLNVVKNMLENRFKLNPEFYEPGIPYRETITKPVKAQYRHKKQSGGAGQYGEVYLYLEPYEEGMPPTPDVSVRDTQEIDLEWGGKLIFQNCIVGGVIDARFMPAILKGVMEKMENGPLSGCRARDVRVSVYDGSMHTVDSNEAAFKTASLMAFKKGFLEAKPQLLEPVYEVEVTVPAEFMGDVMSDLSTRRGQVQGMDSEGTFQKVKALVPLAELYRYATHLRSMTQGRATHTRTFHEYGPVPHEIQERIMKETAEMEESA